From a single Nematostella vectensis chromosome 3, jaNemVect1.1, whole genome shotgun sequence genomic region:
- the LOC116610723 gene encoding adhesion G-protein coupled receptor V1 isoform X3, with product MNDKRHLLSCILLSSVLLSCVEAQSFIGFEANATQVSEGAGIVSLVIVRTGDTSGNDTVRFTTIDGFASSLTDYIAISNLEVIFLTNETTKTVDVSITDDDDIENDEVFFGRLTTISPNITLTIDTAGITILNDDKAQTFIKFQTNTIQVSEGDGVVPLVIVRTGNISGNDTISFSTSNDTASPLTDYTKINNLEVTFLSNETTKTVNVSITDDVKVEENETFYAHLTTSLSSVNITDNRVSITILDDDKATIAFISTSYTSPEGNGLVTLQLSKTDNSDVPLTVSVSTANLTAYTPSDYTAISETITFGPSETVREVNVTIIKDGRVENDEIFQALLTTSNFAQIILENTTSNVTIKDGDKATIAFISTSYTSLEGNGLVTLQLSKTDNANIPLTVSVSTANLTAYTPSDYTAISETITFAPSETVREVNVTIIKDGRVENDEIFQALLTTSNFAQIILENTTSNVTIKDGDKATIAFISTSYTSLEGNGLVTLQLSKTDNADIPLTVSVSTANLTAYTPSDYTAISETITFAPSETVREVNVTIIKDGRVENDEIFQALLTTSNFAQIILENTTSNVTIKDGDKATIAFISTSYTSLEGNGLVTLQLSKTDNADIPLTVSVSTANLTAYTPSDYTAISETITFAPSETVREVNVTIIKDGRVENDEIFQALLTTSNFAQIILENTTSNVTIKDGDKATIAFISTSYTSLEGNGLVTLQLSKTDNANIPLTVSVSTANLTAYTPSDYTAISETITFAPSETVREVNVTIIKDGRVENDEIFQALLTTSNFAQIILENTTSNVTIKDGDKATIAFISTSYTSLEGNGLVTLQLSKTDNANIPLTVSVSTANLTAYTPSDYTAISETITFAPSETVREVNVTIIKDGRVENDEIFQALLTTSNFAQIILENTTSNVTIKDGDKATIAFISTSYTSLEGNGLVTLQLSKTDNADIPLTVSVSTANLTAYTPSDYTAISETITFAPSETVREVNVTIIKDGRVENDEIFQALLTASNFAQIILENTTSNVTIKDGDKATIAFISTSYTSLEGNGLVTLQLSKTDNANIPLTVSVSTANLTAYTPSDYTAISETITFAPSETVREVNVTIIKDGRVENDEIFQALLTTSNFAQIILENTTSNVTIKDGDKATIAFISTSYTSLEGNGLVTLQLSKTDNADIPLTVSVSTANLTAYTPSDYTAISETITFAPSETVREVNVTIIKDGRVENDEIFQALLTTSNFAQIILENTTSNVTIKDGDKATIAFISTSYTSLEGNGLVTLQLSKTDNANIPLTVSVSTANLTAYTPSDYTAISETITFAPSETVREVNVTIIKDGRVENDEIFQALLSTSNSAQITLKNSTSSVTIKDDDKATITFKSTLYTTTEDSGFVTVILSKTDNADIPLTVSLSTSGLTATSSLDYTAISNQGVTLESYETTKGFNITIETDIRVETDEEFQAFLSNPNPAQIELGDQAANITIKDDDKATIGFKSAAYNVTEDQGFVTIEVTKSNNADVPLTVSLSTADLTAKSASDYIAISNRIITFKPGETSHEMNITIKTNEIVERNEEFKAVLTTSNSAQIAFQIPESKVTINDDDKARIGFTNTSYVVIEGHGYVTVTITKEGESDIDLAVIMDTVLVSASSPLDYVAFVNREVLFPAASPINMVNITIETDGRVESHEVFRAKLTVDTANRPHIELVTPLTEITIVDDDKAIIGFNATTYSVAEGQGFVVVEITKSGHTETTLIVRISTEDGTAKSSSDFIAINNQDVIFAPDENAKLVNITIVTDNIVENDEVFVITLTSVNTSSITLNQSTAYVNILNDNKVTVEYVGNKSRISAKEGETVELTYGITNGASDVNFTIRLYPSPISTTAGEDDFYYNDSLTFLPDISRMMTNVTIVSDREAEGNESIALVAKSLDPRVVIGAKEMVVILIDDSVDRASKQEQKETLTRDKDISQQYFVLVAVAAGLSCALLLIVIIVIIIICKSRLMAEYKTY from the exons ATGAACGACAAGAGGCACTTGCTATCTTGCATCTTGCTATCATCCGTTCTATTGTCTTGTGTCGAAG CTCAGTCATTTATCGGATTCGAGGCAAACGCCACACAAGTGAGTGAAGGAGCAGGAATTGTATCCCTTGTGATAGTCAGGACTGGAGACACAAGTGGGAATGACACTGTCAG ATTCACAACAATTGATGGATTCGCCTCGTCTCTGACGGACTACATTGCAATTAGCAACCTGGAAGTGATCTTCTTAACAAATGAAACGACTAAAACAGTTGACGTCTCCATCACCGACGATGACGATATAGAGAACGATGAAGTGTTTTTTGGTAGACTGACCACCATCTCGCCTAACATCACCCTCACCATTGACACAGCGGGCATTACTATTCTGAACGACGATAAAG CTCAGACATTCATCAAATTCCAAACGAACACAATTCAAGTGAGTGAGGGAGACGGAGTCGTGCCTCTTGTCATAGTCAGGACTGGAAATATAAGCGGCAACGACACCATCAG TTTCAGCACAAGTAACGATACCGCCTCGCCTTTAACAGACTACACCAAAATCAACAACCTCGAAGTGACATTCTTATCCAATGAGACGACTAAAACAGTTAATGTCTCTATCACCGACGATGTCAAGGTGGAGGAAAACGAGACCTTCTACGCGCATCTTACCACGAGTTTATCCAGCGTAAATATAACCGACAACAGAGTATCCATAACTATTCTAGATGACGATAAAG CAACGATTGCCTTCATCTCGACTTCATACACTTCCCCGGAAGGCAATGGACTCGTCACTCTGCAGTTATCAAAGACGGACAATTCTGATGTTCCACTAACAGTCAG TGTCAGCACAGCCAACCTGACGGCCTACACGCCATCTGACTACACGGCCATCAGCGAGACCATCACTTTCGGCCCTAGTGAGACAGTCAGAGAGGTGAACGTTACCATAATAAAAGATGGAAGAGTTGAAAATGACGAAATATTCCAGGCCCTCCTCACTACAAGCAACTTTGCGCAAATTATACTAGAGAACACTACAAGCAACGTCACAATCAAAGATGGCGACAAAG caacGATTGCCTTCATCTCGACCTCATACACTTCCCTGGAAGGCAATGGACTCGTCACTCTGCAGTTATCAAAGACGGACAATGCTAATATTCCACTAACAGTCAG TGTCAGCACCGCCAACCTGACGGCCTACACGCCATCTGACTACACGGCCATCAGCGAGACCATCACTTTCGCCCCTAGTGAGACAGTCAGAGAGGTGAACGTTACCATAATAAAAGATGGAAGAGTTGAAAATGACGAGATATTCCAGGCCCTCCTCACTACAAGCAACTTTGCGCAAATTATACTAGAGAACACTACAAGCAACGTCACAATCAAAGATGGCGACAAAG cAACGATTGCCTTCATCTCGACCTCATACACTTCCCTTGAAGGCAATGGACTCGTCACTCTGCAGTTATCAAAGACGGACAATGCTGATATTCCACTAACAGTCAG TGTCAGCACAGCCAACCTGACGGCCTACACGCCATCTGACTACACGGCCATCAGCGAGACCATCACTTTCGCCCCTAGTGAGACAGTCAGAGAGGTGAACGTTACCATAATAAAAGATGGAAGAGTTGAAAATGACGAGATATTTCAGGCCCTCCTCACTACAAGCAACTTTGCGCAAATTATACTAGAGAACACTACAAGCAACGTCACAATCAAAGATGGCGACAAAG cAACGATTGCCTTCATTTCGACCTCATATACTTCCCTGGAAGGCAATGGACTCGTCACTCTGCAGTTATCAAAGACGGACAATGCTGATATTCCACTAACAGTCAG TGTCAGCACAGCCAACCTGACGGCCTACACGCCATCTGACTACACGGCCATCAGCGAGACCATCACTTTCGCCCCTAGTGAGACAGTCAGAGAGGTGAACGTTACCATAATAAAAGATGGAAGAGTTGAAAATGACGAGATATTTCAGGCCCTCCTCACTACAAGCAACTTTGCGCAAATTATACTAGAGAACACTACAAGCAACGTCACAATCAAAGATGGCGACAAAG caacGATTGCCTTCATCTCGACCTCATACACTTCCCTGGAAGGCAATGGACTCGTCACTCTGCAGTTATCAAAGACGGACAATGCTAATATTCCACTAACAGTCAG TGTCAGCACCGCCAACCTGACGGCCTACACGCCATCTGACTACACGGCCATCAGCGAGACCATCACTTTCGCCCCTAGTGAGACAGTCAGAGAGGTGAACGTTACCATAATAAAAGATGGAAGAGTTGAAAATGACGAGATATTCCAGGCCCTCCTCACTACAAGCAACTTTGCGCAAATTATACTAGAGAACACTACAAGCAACGTCACAATCAAAGATGGCGACAAAG caacGATTGCCTTCATCTCGACCTCATACACTTCCCTGGAAGGCAATGGACTCGTCACTCTGCAGTTATCAAAGACGGACAATGCTAATATTCCACTAACAGTCAG TGTCAGCACCGCCAACCTGACGGCCTACACGCCATCTGACTACACGGCCATCAGCGAGACCATCACTTTCGCCCCTAGTGAGACAGTCAGAGAGGTGAACGTTACCATAATAAAAGATGGAAGAGTTGAAAATGACGAGATATTTCAGGCCCTCCTCACTACAAGCAACTTTGCGCAAATTATACTAGAGAACACTACAAGCAACGTCACAATCAAAGATGGCGACAAAG cAACGATTGCCTTCATCTCGACCTCATACACTTCCCTGGAAGGCAATGGACTCGTCACTCTGCAGTTATCAAAGACGGACAATGCTGATATTCCACTAACAGTCAG TGTCAGCACCGCCAACCTGACGGCCTACACGCCATCTGACTACACGGCCATCAGCGAGACCATCACTTTCGCCCCTAGTGAGACAGTCAGAGAGGTGAACGTTACCATAATAAAAGATGGAAGAGTTGAAAATGACGAGATATTCCAGGCCCTCCTCACTGCAAGCAACTTTGCGCAAATTATACTAGAGAACACTACAAGCAACGTCACAATCAAAGATGGCGACAAAG caacGATTGCCTTCATCTCGACCTCATACACTTCCCTGGAAGGCAATGGACTCGTCACTCTGCAGTTATCAAAGACGGACAATGCTAATATTCCACTAACAGTCAG TGTCAGCACCGCCAACCTGACGGCCTACACGCCATCTGACTACACGGCCATCAGCGAGACCATCACTTTCGCCCCTAGTGAGACAGTCAGAGAGGTGAACGTTACCATAATAAAAGATGGAAGAGTTGAAAATGACGAGATATTCCAGGCCCTCCTCACTACAAGCAACTTTGCGCAAATTATACTAGAGAACACTACAAGCAACGTCACAATCAAAGATGGCGACAAAG cAACGATTGCCTTCATCTCGACCTCATACACTTCCCTGGAAGGCAATGGACTCGTCACTCTGCAGTTATCAAAGACGGACAATGCTGATATTCCACTAACAGTCAG TGTCAGCACCGCCAACCTGACGGCCTACACGCCATCTGACTACACGGCCATCAGCGAGACCATCACTTTCGCCCCTAGTGAGACAGTCAGAGAGGTGAACGTTACCATAATAAAAGATGGAAGAGTTGAAAATGACGAGATATTCCAGGCCCTCCTCACTACAAGCAACTTTGCGCAAATTATACTAGAGAACACTACAAGCAACGTCACAATCAAAGATGGCGACAAAG caacGATTGCCTTCATCTCGACCTCATACACTTCCCTTGAAGGCAATGGACTCGTCACTCTGCAGTTATCAAAGACGGACAATGCTAATATTCCACTAACAGTCAG TGTCAGCACCGCCAACCTGACGGCCTACACGCCATCTGACTACACGGCCATCAGCGAGACAATCACTTTCGCCCCTAGTGAGACAGTTAGAGAGGTGAACGTTACCATAATAAAAGATGGAAGAGTTGAAAATGACGAGATATTCCAGGCCCTCCTCTCGACAAGCAATTCCGCGCAAATTACACTCAAAAACTCTACAAGCAGCGTCACAATTAAAGATGATGACAAAG CCACGATTACTTTCAAGAGCACATTGTACACTACTACTGAAGATAGCGGATTTGTAACCGTTATTTTATCAAAGACGGACAACGCTGATATCCCATTAACCGTCAG CTTGAGCACATCTGGCTTGACAGCCACATCATCGTTGGATTACACTGCCATCAGTAATCAAGGCGTCACACTCGAATCTTATGAAACTACAAAAGGCTTCAATATCACCATAGAGACCGATATTAGGGTGGAGACGGACGAAGAGTTCCAAGCTTTTCTTTCCAACCCGAACCCAGCTCAGATCGAGCTTGGGGACCAAGCGGCAAACATTACCATAAAGGATGATGACAAAG CCACAATTGGTTTCAAGTCTGCGGCGTATAATGTCACAGAGGATCAAGGTTTTGTGACGATCGAGGTGACGAAATCAAACAATGCAGATGTACCTCTGACAGTTAG CTTGAGCACCGCGGATCTAACAGCCAAGTCAGCCTCTGACTATATCGCTATCTCCAACCGTATTATCACCTTCAAACCTGGAGAAACCTCCCATGAGATGAACATAACCATAAAAACGAACGAAATAGTGGAGAGAAACGAAGAGTTTAAGGCTGTTCTCACAACTAGTAACTCGGCGCAGATCGCATTCCAAATCCCAGAGAGCAAAGTTACCATTAACGACGATGATAAAG cacGCATTGGGTTTACGAATACATCTTACGTGGTTATCGAAGGGCACGGCTACGTCACCGTGACGATAACAAAAGAGGGAGAATCTGACATAGACCTTGCTGTAAT CATGGATACTGTACTTGTAAGCGCGTCATCACCGCTTGACTACGTCGCCTTTGTAAACCGTGAAGTCTTGTTTCCTGCAGCTTCCCCTATCAACATGGTGAACATCACCATAGAAACAGATGGCAGGGTGGAATCCCATGAAGTGTTTCGGGCCAAACTAACGGTCGACACAGCCAACAGGCCGCATATTGAACTCGTGACGCCCCTGACGGAGATTACCATTGTAGACGATGATAAAG CGATCATTGGTTTCAATGCCACTACCTACAGTGTCGCTGAAGGCCAGGGCTTTGTTGTCGTTGAAATAACCAAGTCAGGACACACAGAAACAACGCTTATCGTCAG GATAAGCACCGAAGACGGTACAGCGAAATCCTCATCCGACTTCATCGCTATAAATAACCAAGATGTCATCTTTGCGCCTGACGAAAATGCTAAACtcgtcaacatcaccatagtaACAGACAACATAGTTGAGAATGATGAGGTGTTTGTCATCACTCTGACGTCAGTAAACACGTCATCAATAACATTGAACCAGTCAACCGCATATGTGAACATCTTAAACGACAATAAAG tGACGGTGGAATACGTGGGCAATAAGTCGCGCATATCAGCTAAGGAAGGTGAGACAGTCGAGCTTACCTACGGAATCACCAATGGAGCCAGCGATGTCAACTTCACTATTCG ACTTTATCCCAGCCCTATTTCAACAACAGCGGGCGAAGATGACTTCTATTACAACGACAGCTTAACGTTTCTGCCTGATATCTCAAGAATGATGACAAATGTTACAATCGTTAGCGATAGGGAGGCTGAAGGGAATGAATCGATCGCTCTGGTTGCGAAAAGCCTGGACCCAAGGGTTGTGATTGGTGCAAAAGAAATGGTCGTCATTCTCATTGATGATTCTGTTGACAGAG CAAGTAAACAAGAACAGAAAGAAACACTAACCAGAG ACAAAGATATAAGCCAACAATACTTCGTGTTGGTAGCTGTCGCTGCCGGTCTCTCATGTGCTCTCTTACTTATTGTCAtaatcgttatcatcatcatttgcaAAAG CAGGCTGATGGCAGAATACAAGACATACTAA